In Paenibacillus sp. FSL M7-0420, a single genomic region encodes these proteins:
- a CDS encoding beta-glucoside-specific PTS transporter subunit IIABC: protein MNNKELAQNVLELVGGERNISSLTHCATRLRFVLKEDRKADLKVLDRLEGVLKAQNAGGQVQVVVGNKVDAVYAELRNLTSGNLQSEDGDAAPKKKQNPVNVVLETIAGIFTPVLPALIGCGMIKCVATVLAALGWMEGSGFLSIVNMIGDLIFYFLPFFIAVSAAQKFKTNPYLAVALAAGLMHPVILDGAAKIAETGVKTIDFLGMPILLMKYSSSVIPIILGVWVMSYLYPVVDKFIPKFLRVLLTPMIVLFIMIPLELIVLGPVGSYIGTWLTDGINYLYATVGVLAGTILGFFKPIMVMFGMHYAIMPIQIQQIASIGSTMLLPASLAANLAQAGAAFGVFVLTKSNTMKSAAGSSGFTALFGITEPAIYGVNLRYKRPFFAGCAAAGIVGGFYSIVHASANAIALPGVLALGTYTADRYVYIVIGSIAAVVLGFVFTLLAGIKEDAGGQATTKAKKNAASPAAAQDATPSVSRAADTAGMLIVSPMTGEIKPLAEVEDQAFSQELMGKGIAIVPSEGRVYAPFDGVVEALYRTKHAIGLKAANGVEILIHIGVNTVSLKGKHFKSYVEQGQAIQAGDLLVEFDPAGIIADGYPTITSIVVTNMQQFADVLTASDSGPIQESGALLKLIP from the coding sequence ATGAACAACAAGGAATTGGCCCAAAACGTACTGGAGCTTGTAGGCGGCGAACGTAATATCTCATCGCTCACCCACTGTGCAACACGGCTGAGATTCGTGCTTAAAGAAGACAGAAAGGCCGATCTGAAGGTGCTGGACCGACTCGAAGGCGTACTGAAGGCGCAGAATGCAGGCGGGCAGGTTCAAGTGGTGGTCGGGAACAAGGTAGATGCTGTGTATGCTGAGCTGCGCAATCTCACCTCGGGGAACCTCCAGAGCGAAGACGGAGATGCAGCTCCCAAAAAGAAACAAAATCCGGTAAATGTGGTCCTTGAGACGATTGCAGGCATCTTCACTCCAGTGCTCCCGGCCTTGATCGGCTGCGGTATGATCAAGTGCGTGGCTACAGTATTGGCAGCGCTAGGATGGATGGAAGGCTCCGGGTTCCTGTCCATCGTCAATATGATTGGCGATCTGATTTTCTACTTCCTGCCCTTCTTCATCGCTGTAAGTGCTGCCCAGAAATTTAAAACCAATCCGTATCTGGCCGTTGCGCTTGCTGCCGGATTAATGCATCCCGTGATTCTGGATGGCGCAGCCAAAATTGCCGAAACCGGCGTGAAAACAATCGATTTCCTCGGCATGCCGATCCTGCTGATGAAATATTCCTCGTCGGTGATTCCAATCATTCTGGGCGTGTGGGTCATGAGCTACCTCTACCCTGTAGTGGACAAATTCATTCCCAAGTTTCTGCGGGTGCTCTTAACTCCAATGATTGTATTGTTCATCATGATCCCGCTGGAACTGATCGTACTTGGACCGGTCGGCTCTTATATCGGTACTTGGCTGACCGACGGCATCAACTACCTGTATGCAACCGTTGGCGTATTGGCAGGTACGATTCTTGGGTTCTTCAAGCCCATTATGGTTATGTTTGGCATGCATTACGCCATTATGCCGATCCAGATTCAACAGATTGCCAGCATAGGCTCAACCATGCTGCTGCCGGCCTCTCTTGCAGCTAACCTTGCCCAGGCGGGAGCCGCCTTCGGTGTCTTCGTCCTCACCAAGAGCAATACGATGAAATCCGCAGCCGGGTCCAGCGGCTTCACCGCCCTGTTCGGCATTACCGAGCCGGCGATTTACGGTGTGAATCTTCGTTACAAACGGCCGTTCTTTGCCGGGTGTGCGGCAGCCGGAATCGTAGGCGGTTTCTACAGTATTGTTCATGCGAGTGCAAATGCTATCGCCCTTCCGGGAGTCTTGGCCCTGGGAACGTATACAGCAGACCGATACGTCTATATTGTGATCGGGTCCATCGCAGCAGTCGTTCTGGGATTTGTATTCACCTTGCTCGCAGGCATCAAGGAAGATGCGGGCGGGCAAGCCACTACGAAGGCTAAGAAGAACGCCGCTTCGCCGGCAGCCGCTCAGGATGCCACCCCTTCGGTATCCCGCGCTGCGGATACCGCTGGTATGCTGATCGTCAGTCCGATGACAGGTGAAATTAAGCCGTTAGCCGAGGTTGAGGACCAAGCCTTTTCTCAGGAGCTGATGGGCAAAGGCATTGCTATTGTGCCGAGTGAAGGCAGAGTGTATGCCCCTTTTGACGGAGTGGTTGAGGCATTGTACAGAACCAAGCACGCCATCGGGCTTAAAGCTGCTAACGGCGTAGAAATACTGATTCATATCGGCGTAAATACGGTGAGCCTGAAAGGCAAACATTTCAAATCCTATGTAGAGCAAGGACAAGCCATACAAGCTGGTGATCTGCTGGTGGAATTCGATCCCGCAGGAATTATTGCCGATGGGTATCCTACCATTACCTCTATTGTCGTGACCAATATGCAGCAGTTCGCCGATGTACTGACGGCCTCTGATAGCGGTCCCATCCAAGAAAGCGGAGCACTGCTCAAACTGATTCCATAA
- a CDS encoding PRD domain-containing protein — protein sequence MKVIKKVNNNVAIAINDNNEEVFVVGKGVGFPKTPYQLTETDMVVEKIFVAPKNIRMYDLLNSIPIEHIYLAEEVITMGSDILHKTFNTNLLLTLSDHISFALARTREGVSIKNPLEWEVRTLYPDETRVGEAAVRLIEATAGVRLPAAETTLIALHFVNAQVGSGEMSDTTKITTVTGEMLSIIKYALKIDFEEESIHFMRFATHVRYFIMRQMSGKSLKKENEALFEMVTEKFPRELECVEKIAAFLQNNYGWSCTNDEKLYLILHIQRLISND from the coding sequence ATGAAGGTCATCAAAAAAGTGAACAACAATGTAGCTATTGCTATTAATGACAACAATGAGGAAGTGTTTGTGGTTGGCAAGGGCGTTGGTTTCCCAAAGACCCCCTATCAGTTGACTGAAACCGATATGGTGGTGGAGAAAATCTTTGTCGCTCCCAAAAACATCCGCATGTACGACTTGTTGAACAGCATTCCGATTGAGCATATCTATCTGGCGGAAGAAGTCATTACCATGGGCAGCGACATTCTGCATAAGACGTTCAATACCAATCTGCTGCTCACTCTCTCTGACCATATAAGCTTTGCTCTGGCCCGAACCCGTGAAGGTGTCTCCATCAAGAATCCGCTGGAATGGGAAGTGCGCACCCTATACCCGGATGAGACCCGTGTAGGTGAAGCTGCAGTCCGGTTAATTGAAGCTACAGCGGGAGTCCGTCTCCCGGCAGCCGAAACGACCCTGATTGCCTTACATTTTGTGAATGCCCAGGTGGGGTCTGGAGAAATGAGCGATACAACCAAAATTACCACCGTTACCGGCGAGATGCTGTCCATCATCAAATACGCGCTGAAAATTGATTTTGAGGAAGAGTCCATTCACTTCATGCGCTTCGCCACCCATGTCCGCTATTTCATCATGCGGCAGATGAGCGGCAAGTCGCTGAAGAAAGAGAATGAAGCGTTGTTTGAGATGGTAACAGAGAAATTCCCGCGTGAACTGGAGTGTGTGGAGAAGATCGCGGCATTCCTGCAGAACAATTACGGCTGGAGCTGCACCAATGATGAGAAGCTGTATCTGATTCTTCACATTCAAAGGTTAATCTCCAACGACTAG
- a CDS encoding aromatic ring-hydroxylating dioxygenase subunit alpha — protein sequence MIEEKKRQTELELPRDCTFSPEDWRILAQYWYPVATAAEVQDQPVAVKLLDMKLVCYRSGGKVVIARDLCFHRGAPLSKGWVENGEIVCPYHGFRYNCEGKCTAVPAHPSAKISPKLKLIVYPAIERYGLIWTCLADAPEQIPAFPAWDDPDYINILIPSFDIAGSSGRQMEGFLDVSHFAYVHTATFGDRNNTEVPQYKVWREGETELVAEYWSTVSNYGKGQENPAPEGFQWLREFRVFAPFAASLTVYFPDEGRLKILNCASPVSARYTRLFCPISRNFDKNAPLEDTVKFNLQVFQEDAEMVESQTPEDLPLDLQAEAHIPADRTSIAYRQLLSSLGLGQNYTS from the coding sequence ATGATAGAGGAAAAGAAACGGCAGACAGAGCTTGAACTCCCGCGTGATTGCACCTTCTCGCCTGAAGACTGGCGTATTCTGGCCCAGTACTGGTATCCGGTGGCTACGGCAGCAGAGGTACAAGATCAGCCGGTGGCCGTGAAGCTGCTGGATATGAAGCTGGTATGCTACCGCAGCGGAGGCAAGGTGGTTATTGCCCGGGATCTGTGTTTTCACCGGGGAGCCCCGCTGAGTAAGGGATGGGTGGAGAACGGGGAGATTGTCTGCCCGTATCACGGGTTCCGCTATAATTGTGAGGGGAAATGTACTGCGGTACCGGCACATCCAAGCGCCAAAATCTCGCCCAAATTGAAATTGATTGTCTATCCGGCCATCGAACGCTACGGTCTGATCTGGACCTGCCTGGCAGATGCGCCGGAGCAGATTCCCGCCTTCCCGGCCTGGGATGATCCCGACTATATTAATATTCTGATTCCGAGCTTCGATATCGCCGGCTCCTCCGGGCGGCAGATGGAAGGCTTCCTTGATGTATCCCATTTCGCTTACGTGCATACGGCAACCTTCGGTGACCGCAATAATACAGAGGTTCCCCAGTACAAGGTGTGGCGTGAAGGAGAGACGGAGCTGGTGGCCGAATACTGGAGCACGGTCAGCAACTATGGCAAAGGGCAGGAGAATCCTGCACCGGAAGGCTTCCAGTGGCTGCGGGAGTTCCGTGTATTCGCACCGTTCGCCGCATCGCTGACGGTCTATTTCCCGGATGAGGGCAGGCTGAAGATTCTGAACTGTGCATCTCCGGTGTCGGCCCGTTATACCCGGCTGTTCTGCCCGATCTCGCGGAATTTTGACAAGAACGCTCCCTTGGAGGATACGGTGAAGTTCAATCTGCAGGTGTTCCAGGAGGATGCGGAGATGGTGGAATCGCAGACGCCGGAGGATCTCCCGCTGGATCTGCAGGCTGAAGCCCATAT